In a genomic window of Salmo trutta chromosome 32, fSalTru1.1, whole genome shotgun sequence:
- the lin7b gene encoding protein lin-7 homolog B, with translation MMSSYYHSGKETDMATMTEPLCLERDVCRVIELLDRLQRSGELPPPKLQALQRVLQSKFCAAIREVYEQLYDTLDIVGGPEVRAQATAKATVAAFAASEGHAHPRVVELPKTEEGLGFNIMGGKEQNSPIYISRVIPGGVADRQGGLKRGDQLLSVNGVSVEGEHHEKAVELLKAAQGSVKLVVRYTPKVLEEMEARFEKMRSARRRQQHTSYSSLESRG, from the exons ATGATGTCATCATATTATCATTCGGGAAAGGAAACAGACATGGCGACGATGACCGAGCCGCTCTGCCTGGAAAGGG ATGTGTGCAGGGTGATAGAGCTGCTGGATCGGCTGCAGAGAAGCGGTGAGCTGCCTCCTCCCAAACTCCAGGCCCTGCAGAGAGTCCTGCAGAGCAAGTTCTGTGCTGCCATCAGAGAG GTGTATGAACAGCTCTATGACACTCTTGACATCGTGGGAGGGCCTGAGGTTCGTGCCCAGGCAACTGCCAAG GCCACAGTGGCTGCATTTGCAGCCAGCGAGGGACATGCCCACCCGCGGGTGGTGGAGCTGCCCAAGACAGAGGAGGGCCTGGGATTCAACATCATGGGGGGCAAGGAGCAGAACTCCCCAATCTATATCTCCAGGGTCATCCCCGGGGGGGTGGCAGACCGGCAGGGAGGGCTGAAGAGAGGCGACCAACTGCTCTCTGTCAATGGAGTG AGTGTGGAGGGGGAGCACCACGAGAAGGCAGTGGAGCTGCTGAAGGCTGCCCAGGGCTCAGTGAAACTAGTGGTCAGGTACACGCCTAAGGTGCTGGAGGAGATGGAGGCCCGCTTTGAGAAGATGAGGAGCGCCAGAAGACGCCAGCAGCACACAAGCTACTC GTCTCTGGAGTCCCGAGGCTAG